Genomic segment of Acinetobacter larvae:
CGTGACAACTCAGGTACATGCATAAAACGATTTTCAAAAATCGTTTCCGATACCGTCGCAAAACCACGACCAATGGCATTCACCGCCATCAACTGTGCTTGCATGTCTGTCGGAAAATCAGGATGTGGCAGTGTTCTAAAACTGACTGCCTTGGGGCGCTTGCCTTGCATATCCAATTCGATCCAATCATCCCCACGGGTCACTTCTGCCCCCATTTCTTCGAATTTTTCGAGCACAGCTTCTAATAAGTTTGGATCGGTATGGGTAGTTTTGACACAACCGCCAGTCATGGCAGCAGCAGCCAGATAAGAGCCTGTTTCAATACGATCAGCAACCACGGCATATTCACAGCCATTTAAATGCTCTACCCCAGTCACCACCAAGGTATCGGTATCGATGCCATCAATCTTGGCGCCCATCTTGATCAGCATATGTACAAGGTCGGTAATTTCAGGTTCTCTTGCAGCATTCCGAATGGTGGTTACCCCGTCGGCGAGGACGGCAGCCATCAATATATTTTCGGTGCCCCCGACAGTGACCATGTCAAAAATCACTTCGCCGCCTTTTAAACGACCATCAACTTTGGCATGAACATAGCCCGCTTCGACTTCGATCTGTGCACCCAAAGCCTCCAACGCTTTTAAGTGCTGATCGACTGGGCGTGAACCAATGGCACAGCCTCCAGGTAAAGAAACTTGCGCATGACCATAACGTGCCAATAATGGACCCAGTACTAAAATCGATGCCCGCATGGTCTTAACCAATTCATAAGGGGCAAATTGATTGTCGATGCTAGAGGCATCTGCGGTCACTGTATCCCCTTGATAATTGATCTTCACCCCAAGCCCAGCAATCAATTTGACCAAGGTGTTAACGTCCATCAAATTTGGAACATTACGCAGTGTCATCGGTGTTTCAGCCAGAATCATTGCGGCCAATAGCGGTAAAGCGGCATTTTTAGCACCAGAAATCCGCACTTCACCTTGCAGTGTGACACCGCCAGTGATTAAAAATTTATCCATAAGTGTTTAAGCTCCAAACATACTTGCTTTACGCCATTCTTCTTTGGTCATTGCACGAATGGTGACGGCATGTACTTCACCACTGGCAATATAAGCATTAATAGGCGCATAGACAGCCTGTTGGCGCGCTACAGATCTTTGCGTTTCAAAACGATCATCGACGATGCGAAGATCAAATTTGCCTGCTTGCCCACTTACCGCGATTTCAGCCTCAGGAAAAGCTGCTTTTAAAATTTCAGTGAGCTGTTCACTATTCATTGCAAAGACCTCTTAAAACACCGACGGTATAAAAACTGCTTATCTTACTAAAGTCATGACAACAATTCATCTGCCATAACACATATATCTACAAAAAAAGGGGATGGTACAAAAAAAGAGGTCAAAGCTAACCTCTTTTTTTTATTAGAGATAAAAGCTATTCAATCGCTAAACTAGGATAATGATTTTGCATTGCACGATGACGCTGCAACTGACGTTTGATCTTTTCTAACATCTGCTTGATCGAACTATACATATCGTCAGCAGATGCTTGTGCAAATAATTCAATGCCCGGCAGGCGAATAATCGCTTCAGCAATATGATTGGCACTGCCTTTTTTAGATCGTTTATCAATTTGATGATCTTTGCTCAGCTTAATTTGCATGCTATTGATTTGATCCAGATGCTGCGTCATTTGCTGCAACTTACTACGAATGGAGTGTTCTATTGCGGGGGTAATGGATAAGTGATGACCACGAATTATTATTTGCATAATTTATCCCTCTCCTGTTTTAGGATGTCTTCAACAGTAGCGGCGAACGGCAACAGAGCAGATAAACCACATTGAATGATTGCAATAACTCAAGTTGACATTCGAACCACTCCCTAATATCTAGCAACGCATCTCAGTATCTGTATTTAAAATCTCGCTCAAACAATCCTATTCAAATGATCGGGTACAAGCGATCTTTCCCAACAAATATCTGAAAATTTAATTTGTCATTATGAGGTCATAATGCTCAATTAGCATAGTCCGACTGGCAAATCTAGATCAATACTTTTCGGTCAGAAGATGCAGGAATATGTAACGATTCGCGATATTTCGCGATGGTTCTTCTGGCGACATCAATACCATCTTGCTGTAATAAATTTGCAATCGCATTATCAGACAATGGCTTACGTGGGTTTTCTTCAGCAATCAGCTTTTTAATTTTCGCCCGAATTGCTGTTGAAGAAATTTCACCACCACTGCTGGTCGCAACATGACTGGAAAAAAAGTATTTCAGCTCAAATAATCCTCGTGGTGTCAGTAAATACTTATTGGTCGTGACACGTGACACTGTAGACTCATGCAAAGAGACTTCTTCAGCAATATCACGCAAGACCAATGGAATCATGCCTTCTGGACCCAGCTCTAAAAAACGCCGTTGATGTGCAACAATACAACTGGCAACCTTCAATAATGTTTTATGCCGTTCATCAATGCCCTTAATAAAGTTTTTAGCTTCTAGCATATGCTGACGTAAGTATTGATTATCACTGCTTTGATCCGCTCGACGAATCATATTGGCATAATAAGGATTGACCCGTAATTTAGGCACGATGTCAGGATTTAATTGTACCTGCCAACGTCCCTGCTTCTGTGTCACCACCACATCAGGAATCTGATATTCATCTTGTTGTGCGTTAAACTGGCGCCCCGGATAAGGCGCCAAGGTCTTGAGCAAACGTATAGCGGACTTTAATTGTTCAGCATTTAAACCACTTTGTTTTAAAAGTTTGTTTAAATCATTGGCAATAAACAAATGCTCAAAACCCAAAAGACGTAGCGCCTCGTCCCGATAAGGTGTTGGTATCGGTAGCATATCTAATTGTATTTTTAAACATTCTGTTAAATGAGTCGCCCCCACCCCGACAGGCTCCAAACGCTGTAAATGCTTCAATACAACTTTTATCTCATCAAGTTCTATCTGCTCAGCCTCTGGGTCATATTGCAACAAGAGCTGTTGTGCTGAAACAAGAACCTCATCAAGACTGGCTTCTAAATAGCCGCGTTCATCTAAGGCATCCACCAAGCAATAGGCAATTATTTTC
This window contains:
- the murA gene encoding UDP-N-acetylglucosamine 1-carboxyvinyltransferase, yielding MDKFLITGGVTLQGEVRISGAKNAALPLLAAMILAETPMTLRNVPNLMDVNTLVKLIAGLGVKINYQGDTVTADASSIDNQFAPYELVKTMRASILVLGPLLARYGHAQVSLPGGCAIGSRPVDQHLKALEALGAQIEVEAGYVHAKVDGRLKGGEVIFDMVTVGGTENILMAAVLADGVTTIRNAAREPEITDLVHMLIKMGAKIDGIDTDTLVVTGVEHLNGCEYAVVADRIETGSYLAAAAMTGGCVKTTHTDPNLLEAVLEKFEEMGAEVTRGDDWIELDMQGKRPKAVSFRTLPHPDFPTDMQAQLMAVNAIGRGFATVSETIFENRFMHVPELSRMGANIQVEGNDAVVTGVEKLSAAPVMATDLRASFSLVLAALAAEGETLIDRIYHIDRGYEQIEEKLQGLGAKIKRVSS
- the ibaG gene encoding BolA family iron metabolism protein IbaG, producing MNSEQLTEILKAAFPEAEIAVSGQAGKFDLRIVDDRFETQRSVARQQAVYAPINAYIASGEVHAVTIRAMTKEEWRKASMFGA
- the hpf gene encoding ribosome hibernation-promoting factor, HPF/YfiA family produces the protein MQIIIRGHHLSITPAIEHSIRSKLQQMTQHLDQINSMQIKLSKDHQIDKRSKKGSANHIAEAIIRLPGIELFAQASADDMYSSIKQMLEKIKRQLQRHRAMQNHYPSLAIE
- a CDS encoding RNA polymerase factor sigma-54, with the translated sequence MKLSLGLKVANSLSLTPQLQQAIRLLQLSSLELEQEVQEQLELNPLLEKIEEQQQVPLDAVPQTTLEAETQIVSEQLNADHLPNDLPVDTQWDDIYTHQSTALERPEYEEREDNHSVTGSLKQHMLQQLQLLNLSSIEKIIAYCLVDALDERGYLEASLDEVLVSAQQLLLQYDPEAEQIELDEIKVVLKHLQRLEPVGVGATHLTECLKIQLDMLPIPTPYRDEALRLLGFEHLFIANDLNKLLKQSGLNAEQLKSAIRLLKTLAPYPGRQFNAQQDEYQIPDVVVTQKQGRWQVQLNPDIVPKLRVNPYYANMIRRADQSSDNQYLRQHMLEAKNFIKGIDERHKTLLKVASCIVAHQRRFLELGPEGMIPLVLRDIAEEVSLHESTVSRVTTNKYLLTPRGLFELKYFFSSHVATSSGGEISSTAIRAKIKKLIAEENPRKPLSDNAIANLLQQDGIDVARRTIAKYRESLHIPASSDRKVLI